The genomic segment ttcaacaacatttttgcagtcatttttatataagtcaTAAACATCTTTAGAATAAGGCAAATGAATTATATTGAATTTAACCatttgaattttctttaacgttaaTTAATATAAGATTGGCAACGCTTTCATCCTAATATGTATCGCAACGAATTGATTACTAACTAGTACGTACTAAACCCCCTTTTTGTCTCTTTCTAACATTATCTATACGGCTGAAATACTTTACTAAATCAAAAGGGCGTCTTTCGCGCTTGCTTAGCCTCAACTAACTTCACTTGTGCAGCATCATCGTTAGGAGGCGGTAAGCAAAGAAATCGCTAATAAACTGTTCCACATTAGCAAACTGAAACCTTgccttttttcttcttcttctgtacTTTCAATGGTAAATTGTTACGGTTCTGGAAGCATCCAATACAGTCCACTCATCACATTTACTACCAGAATTGTACATGGTCCATCGAACCTGGAAAGAACAAGTGAATCTATAAAGCTGGGATCACGTCCACCGCTCtagtttaaaaacaaattattctaTAACTTCCATAGAAGACAATGGGAAAAAGGTACGTAGGATTTATTAATGTGTGAACGGATAGGGATTTGGCGATTAAATTTGAATGTTACATGACATGAaagtccaaaaataaaaaactgtCTTTTGTACTGTTGaaacccaaaaaaggcgcacatAGTCCACATGAATAATTCTCAATGCTCTTGTCAAAAGAGTTTCTTGATGATACCTTCGGAAACTAATTTTGCTTCACGAgcaaaaaatatatggaaatcGAATCTTGCTTCACAAGCAGACTATATAAAGATTTAATATTGCTTCACGAGCAAAAATATATGAACGATCGAATCTTGCTTCACGAGCTTAAGATAATCTTCAGAGCATTTAAATTTATGAGACTATAGGAATAAATAGACATAAAGTGTGTATTTGCATTGCTGTTTTCTAACCCAGAACTTAAGAGTACGACTGTTATCTAAGTTGCTGTCATTCCAATCTGTCTTTGCAACAACAAGAAATTGCAGATTAGAGAGTAATACTCTAATAGCACTGGTGTAATTTGCAcacttttgttatacataagtgATCGCAAAgagacacaatttttttttttttttttttttacttatactGATATACTCGTAATTCtcgaatatataaattttgttgcACTTCACGCCCACGCCGCTGCTGGCATACATAATTCTCTACGTACAGAGGAAGAGGTAGAAACGAAATCTCATCACGGACGCTCTTCCCTTTGCCATTGGATTTGTCATTTCACACTGGCTTAACTAACAGGCTCCCAATCCTATGCGACTACGGTTGAGACCTCTAACTTTCCATTACTGACTCTCTTAGATTGAGACTTCTTCCACTCCACTGCAAATACATAAAGCCAAACTCATCTCTTATACGTACAGAGCCGTGCTGATCTGCAGACGAATACATTCAGGCTGCTAGAAGACCAATGAGAGGCGATTCCTCATTTAGTTTTTGAAGCGAGGCTGCATGGATGGTGTATGAATATGAAGAAATAATCTTtagaaaagagaaaaacaaaaactttttcgtAATAGAAATGTGGAAGATTCTAATTAGAAAACTATTGAGGTGAACGGAAATAAAGTTGAAAGTGTATAGAAAGTTTAAAACATAGTTGTGGCAAAATCTAATTAGACAAGTTTGTTCTTACTGAAATTAAAGCGTGTGTAAAAAGCAAGGAAGTTTCCggtttaaagaaaagaaaaaagaaaaattgtgccTTAACATCGATTAGCATCCATTGAATAATTGAATTCCATGTGCTAGAAACGAAAGGGAAAAAGCCCCAAATACATCATAGAATTTGTTGGAAATTGGAGACACATGGAGTATTAGCGGCTAAGTCAGACAAGAAACCGGTATGATTTGCAAAAGGGGGAGAGAAGGTTAGCGGTGAGTGCATTCATgttacaaagtatacatacgaGGGCCGTTTGTGAAGTCACTACTGAAATTTCATTCTTCATAGAAAAGCTGTTTTATGAATGTTGCTACTTTTCCTTGAACCTTACCTTTTATCATGACAATTTTCTATTTTCATTGAAACAATGGTTTCACGTAAGTttcattgacaaaattttataaattcctatgagaaaatcaatttaaataGTTGTTGGCTTTCAGTCCCTGAAAAACACGCGATATTGCCAAAAAACGCtacattttctaaataaaaatctGGATATAACGAAGAATTCACGAAATTATCTGGAAGTCAAAAGGAGATTgtatatttaaaattgaaagtGTCCAACAGGTGTCATGTATGACAAGTGGCCAATCACAGCCGGGAATTGAATTAAAACGAATTTGTCAATAATACACCGGTTGGAAGATGAAACATGTATTGTTATGTGTAGACAGATGGCTACGATGCTCCTACAAATTTCATACATGAGGAGGAAAGAAATTAAACACGAATTAAATTTTAGAGATATAtgcacatcaggttatgaagttaTCTTGATGAAGTTTGACATCAATACTTGAATATAATATTTGATGCTTATATTGACTCACCTATACTTTGGGATGAGAATATATGTAGGTCATATATCGAATAATAAAGGACAATCCACGTCAatgcacatacatatatattatccCAGGAAACGATTACTCTGTTACCCACTTACCCAATTTCTCGCCATGAAAccataaaatggttattttctAAATAAACAGCTTATTAGAGAGTACCGCAACATTGGAACCCTTATTTGTATTGAACCCATTATgctaccttaatttttttcctatttaccTCCAGTCGATTATTTTCAATCTAAGCGCATGAATTTATTTACCATATTGCTTACCTGAATGAATTGTATGGGACTGAACCCATCTCTCACCTGTATTTTTACATTACACCTTATATGTCCTATCTTGGGATATAGGTGACACTTGACATACTATATTTCATATGAATTACCAATTGACACCTTAGGAGCCATAGAACTTTGGTTTATTTATCTATTTCGGAGATAAGAGACTTAGTACGGTGAACCGGAAATATTAGCACTGAACTTTGGGATTAATCGCTCCGCCGCTGAGGAGGAGAGCACGTTGAATCGGGGTAGAAGAAGTCCATAGCACGCACGCGTTACTATTCAGAGTTCCTTTCTGGAAGAAGAGCTCAGGAGGAAGTCCCAAGACGTTtggtggaattttttttttctcagaaTCATTTTATCACGAATGGCTTAGTGACTGGGAGAAAGAGAGTGACCATATTTCGAAGGAGACCAGTATACACAAGTTCCGTGCTGGGGTTTTAATTGGTTCACTGCGTTTTAGGATCATCCGTTAAGACCTGTAACCGGATATATTTGACCAAGTTGAATTTTGTACTATATTCACGTTGGTACGGAATTCCTATGATCGCGATTGGTAATTGATGTTTTGTTATTGGACCTGAGTTGTCTTCGGCGGTTTTCGAAGAGCAATCTGTGTTGAGTTCGAGTAGAGGTCTATATATTACCCTTTTATTTCACTGATAAAGGTACCATTTGAGGTTATTTGAATAGGCCATTATTTGTTATACTCTCAAATTTTGTAGTTTGTTTGGTATTTCGTCGCTTCTCACATTCAGCTGAAGATGAGTTCCCAGAGGTTTATCTTTTTTTCGGACCAAGTGGTCACTTTTTGCGCCAATTTTTCTGGAATTCCCATTGAGGATCATACTGCAGGTCGAACTAGATGACTTGGAGCGACGTTGGCGTCAACTGACACAGGTTTATGAGACGGAGATGACGTCTGAAAAACCTGAGTACACTCAAGAGGTGCGCAATGCGATTCACTCGAAGTTCTCTGAATCTTGTAGGGCATACAAGGCCTGTAAGGCGGCTATTCttgatttggttcaaattgagAGGCAGAAGCTGGAGAAGTCTAAGGCGAAGGAGGAAACAGAGACTAGGGCTACGGAAGATGGGGGTTTCGTTGTAAAAGTCCCGCCATGCGACACTGAATTTTTTAGTGGTGGCTACGATAAGTGGCCGAGTTTCAGGGACATGTTTACGGCAATTTATGCCAAACACCCCAAATTGTCTCCTGCGCAGAAGCTATTCCACCTTCGGTCAAAGACGCGTGGGGAGGCAAATCAGATCGTGAAACAGTTTGCGCTCActgatgaaaatttcaagttggcTTGGGAGGCTCTGCGATCGCGTTATGAAAATAGACGCATTCTGATAAATTACCAACTTAGGAGAATTTTCGAAACTGAACACGTATCCTCAGAGAAAGGGAAGGCTTTGAGGAACTTACAATTCACAGTTAACAACTGTCTGACTGTTCTAAGGTCCTACGGTTTATCTGTTTTATCATGGGACCCTTTTCTTGTTTTCTGGGTGTCGTCCAGGCTGCCGGACGAAACACTTACTGCTTGGGAGAATTCAATAGATGACCACAAATCAATGCCAAGTTGGAGTCAACTGGATGATTTTATCGCGAAAAGGTTAGACATGTTAGAGTCAATTTCCGATATGAAGAGACCGACGAATTCTTCTCAATCTGCTCACAAATCTCAGAATTTTCACACGAAGTCGGATTCGAATTATCGCCCATGCAAAATTTGTCGACAGAACCATTCTTTGAGGGGCTGTCCACAATTTAAGGCTTGGCCACTGGGTAAGAAGAAAAAGTTTGTTTCTACCAACAAGATTTGTGAGAACTGTCTCTCCTACGGACATCAGGCTCAGAATTGCCAAAGCGAAAAGTTGTGCCAGACTTGTCAGCAATCACATCATACTATGCTACACCCGGATCCCACTGGCCCCGCCGGAAATAGGAATTCAGGTGCAAGACATACAAGTGGAACAACCGGAAACAGCTCACAAAACAACCAACATGAATCATCCTCATTTCACGTCGATGCACAATATGAGGATGAGCCATCTACTTCCTATGCCGCCTATGATGATGTATCGAATGTCCAATCTAATTTTGCAAACTCCGGACAAGAAACGGTTTTACCTACCGCCTTAGTGAACATCGAGCACTTGGGAACATTGTTTGCCATTCGGGTATTTGTTGATCAAGGCTCTCAGGAGTCCTTTATTTCAAGTCGAATTGTTAGACAACTTTCAATCCCCACTAAAAAGTCGTTAACTCGAATATCTGGGTTAGGAGGAACCGTTCTGGAAAACTCATCTAAACTGTGTGATGTTACTCTGCAGTCCCGAAAGTCTGACTTCAAATTACGCACCTCGGCCATTGTTATTTCCAATCTGAAGCATTTAATGCCAGGTGCTCCCACCCAAATTTCTGATTGGTCGGCGTTAAATCGCCTGGAATTGGCAGATCCAAACTTCTTTAAGCCTGGCCCCATAGATATGTTGCTTGGAAGCGATATTTTACCGTATATCATTAAATCTGGTGTTCAAAAGAATGTTTCTGGAAGTCTTTTGGCACAGGAAACGGAATTTGGGTGGCTGATAAGTGGACCACCAAGACCACGCTCTGTTACAACATTTGCTTCCTGGGTGGTATCCACTGATACTCTAAATGACGACATTCGAAAGTTCTGGGAAATAGAGGAAGTTCCAATTGCAAAACCTCTTTCTGAAAGTGATGCCCGGTGCGAAGAATTTTTCCGAAAGACAACTGATCGTCTGCCTGATGGGAGATACAGGGTCCGCCTGCCATTCCGACAGGATTTACCGCCTGATAGAGTACTCGGATCTTCGCGACGTATTGCTATGGGACAATTCTTTCGTATGGAGAAAACTCTTGGACATTCTCCTGAACTTGCCAAAGAATACAAAAGGGTATTATCTGAATATTTAAAGCTTGATCACATGGAAATCGCGCCATCAATGGAAATATGTGAGAACAATCGCTACTCTTCTTTTTATCTACCGCACCATGCTGTGGTTAGATCTGAAAGCGTCTCCACCAAATTAAGAGTGGTATTTAACGCATCCAAAAAAACTTCTACAGGAGTTTCATTGAACGACATGCTACATACAGGCCCCACTCTTCAAAACGATCTAATGAACGTTATATTGCGCTGGCGATTTTTTAAGTATGTGTTTAATGGCGACATTGAAAAGATGTACCGCCAAATTCTGATTCACGAAGAGGACAGACCCTATCAAAAGATACTGTTTCGTAACTCGACTAGTGAAGGGGTTGATGATTTCTGGTTAAAAACTGTCACATTCGGTGTGAACTGTGCACCATATCTGGCTATACGCACACTGTTGCAATTGAGTGAAGATGGAAAGAATACCCACCCAACGGCTGCATCCATTCTACGAACCCAAATCTATGTGGACGACATTCTTTCGGGTGGACACACAATAACGGAAGCCCGATCACACGTCTTGGAACTTATTGACTTGTTAAATTCTGCGGGTTTCCCTCTAAAAAAAATGACGGCTAATCACTCTAAAATTCTTCAACACTTGCCCCCGGAAGACCTTCTTAcagaagattttttgaaaatcgaagaaacaagcgataccaaaacattaggCATTCGATGGAATGCTATGTCTGATCAATTTTATTACAAAGTCACCAACATTTCCATTCCGTCTACTCCGATTACTAAACGGAAAATATTGTCTATAGTTGCTAAACTATTCGATCCAGCTGGTTGGTTAACCCCGATAATTGTATTGGCCAAAATTCTCATGCAACAGCTTTGGATTGACGGCACGAACTGGGATGAGGAAGTCAAACCACACTCCTTGGAAAAGTGGAATAtgtttctttcaaatttcaatgaaattgagaATATTAAAATTCCTCGGTGGATCCATTACGCCCCAGAGGCAAGGATTCAAATTCATGGCTTCTGTGACGCTTCTGAAAAAGCATACTGCGCCTGTTTGTACATTGTATCAACTATTTCGGATAGCGCTACAACATCGTTTCTGTTAGTTTCCAAAAGCAAAGTGGCACCGTTGAAAACTGTCAGTCTTCCCAGGCTGGAATTATGTGGAGCTACACTGCTATCAAAATTGTTGAAATCAGTTCGTCAACATTTAAGCTTCACTGTTTCAGAAATATATCTGTGGTCAGATTCTACCATTACATTATCCTGGCTACAAAAACCTCCATTCTACTGGAAAACCTTTGTTGCCAATAAAGTTTCCGAGATACTAGAAAACGTTGGAAATGTCAACTGGAGATACGTTCCAACCAAGGATAACCCTTCCGACATTGGTACTCGTGGATGTACTGCGTCAGAACTAGACGCAAATCATTTATGGTGGCATGGACCACAGTGGCTCGTCAAACCATCTGAGTTTTGGCCTAAGCAAATGACCTACAAAGAGGCTTTTATCGAGAAAAAGGTTATTACCTGCCAAACACAAGTGATTGACGATATACTGGAACGGTTCTCATCTCTCGATCGGGCTCTACGGGTAATCTGTTTCATGCTGCGATTTGCAAGGAGATGTCAAAAAAGGAACTTCCCGGAAACAGAAAATGTATTCATTTCTCCGCAGGAGattatttctacaaaatttcgattagtAAGACTTGCACAGATTTCATACTTTTCTGCCGAATACCAGGCCCTTGAGTCCCACCAACCTATTAATTGCAAAAGTAGGTTATTGACTTTAAATCCATTTCTCGACGAACATGGCCTGCTGCGAGTAAATGGCCGCTTGGCAAACTCGGACTTAAGCTTTAACGAAAGATTTCCCATCATAGTGCCACAGAATTCCAGGTTTTGCAAGCTGTTTATTGATTATACACATAAGATTCTTTTACATGCGGAGCATCAAACCATGTTGCGTGCTATTCGACAGGAGTTCTACATCATTCGCCTAAAGAGCGCTGTACGTCATTGTGTCAGGAGTTGCAAAATCTGTACCGTTTATAAACATCGAGTGAGAAACCAAATTATGGCTGCATTACCGGCTGAAAGATGCACATTCTCTTTGCCTTTTACGCACACTGGACTTGATTTTGCAGGTCCGTTTGAATTGAAAACTTCCAAATTGCGAAATGCGAAATTGCAAAAGGGATACGCTGCTATATTTGTCTGCCTATCGACCAGGGCTATTCACTTGGAGGCCTGTTCAGACCTTTCCACTGAGGCCTTTCTTTCCACCTTTAATCGTTTCGTAGGACGACGGGGGTTTCCTAAAAAAGTCTTCTCAGACAATGGTACCAATTTCATTGGAGCAAGTAGATCTCTCTTAAGGGAATACAAGGAGTTCCTCAGAAAGGCCGAGAAATCGGTTGCAGAGAAGTACGGAATGTACGGGTTTTCCTGGCATTTCATTCCACCCCATGCTCCACATATGGGTGGCCTGTGGGAGGCAGCTGTAAAGAGCATGAAGGCTCATTTACGGAAAGTTGCCTCCAATCTCAAATTTACTTATGAGGAATTTTCCACACTGTTGGTCAGGATAGAAAGTGTGCTTAATTCCAGACCATTGTCACCAATAAGCGAGGACCCGACTGATCTTATTCCTTTAACCCCTGGCCATTTCATAAGAGGAGCAGCGCTTATGGCGATCCCTGAAGAGTATTCAGACAATCTCTCTTTGATGAATCGCTGGCAAAGACTGAAATCTTTGCAAATAATGTTTTCTAAACGGTGGAAAAACGAATATGTTTGTGAACTACAAAGAAGATATAAATGGAAATCATCTCAACAAAATTTAGAAAAGGATGACTTCGTTGTGGTCAAGGAAGACAATTTACCCCCTACTGAATGGTGCTTAGGTAGAGTTATCAAAGTATTTACTGGGCAAGATTCAAAGGTTCGTGTGGCGGAAATACGCACACAGAGGGGTACAATTGTTCGACCCTTGGTTAAACTGTGTATCCTTCCAAAAGCTTAGTTGTCAAATTTCTCCAAATCCGTTCACACATTAAATATACCAAATCCTacatttcagctcaacatctagCACACCAAAGTGTCGTATCTGCGAGGAAAGACATTTCCTAaaacattgtcccaaatttcaacgtatGCCTGTCTCGGAACGAcggaaggtcataagagaaaaaGGCTTTTGTTTCAATTGCCTATGCACTGCACATACACGAAGCTGGTGCCCATCCAGGCAAAAGTGCATGGTATGCCAACAAAATCACCACACTATGGTTCATACCGACGACAAATCCTCTGGAACCAAACAACAAAATCGGAATGCCCATTTTAAGACGAAAGGAAACGGAAGAAGCGATTCAGCTCTTCGGGAAACACCTGTAGCCTCTAGCCGTCAGAAACACTTAAATGAGCGTTTGAGCCGACGTCCAACAATGCACGTTTTCCTTCCTACTGCTCTTGCTCGGATCGTGACATCTACTGGTCCAAAAAAAGCGCGATTGCTGCTTAGCTCTGGAGAAGCTCAGACCGTGGTTTTGAAAGAATTGGTCGAACGCCTTAATGTTCGCACTACTAAGCGAGATGGCAAAGAGTATTGCTGCTTAAATCTGGAATCGTATCATGACCCTTTAATAAAAATTCAGATTCATGGTTTAGTAAAATCTCAATTTCACACCGTGCTACCAAAAGCCACTAATGAGCCAAAACTTAAAGCGTTGTATGACCATCTAACCGACCTGGCAGACCCACATTTTTTTCACCCATCGAATATTGAAATCATTGTGGCGAATGATCAACTATCCAAAGTTTTACGAGCTGGCCTAATCCAATCGTCTTCCAATATGCCACTAGTACAGAGTACCATCTTTGGCTGGGTCATCTCAGGTGCTTGTCACTACTGATTTTGCAGTGTTGCAAGGCGGCCGGCATGTTGAAGCAACttcaacaacatttttgcagtcatttttatataagtcaTAAACATCTTTAGAATAAGGCAAATGAATTATATTGAATTTAACCatttgaattttctttaacgttaaTTAATATAAGATTGGCAACGCTTTCATCCTAATATGTATCGCAACGAATTGATTACTAACTAGTACGTACTAAACCCCCTTTTTGTCTCTTTCTAACATTATCTATACGGCTGAAATACTTTACTAAATCAAAAGGGCGTCTTTCGCGCTTGCTTAGCCTCAACTAACTTCACTTGTGCAGCATCATCGTTAGGAGGCGGTAAGCAAAGAAATCGCTAATAAACTGTTCCACATTAGCAAACTGAAACCTTgccttttttcttcttcttctgtacTTTCAATGGTAATTTGTTACGGTTCTGGAAGCATCCAATACAGTCCACTCATCACATTTACTACCAGAAttgtacagtctttaaaaattgagatattgagctgaaattttgcacagattctttttttgtccataagcaggttaagttcgaagatggactatatcggactatatcttgatatagcccccatatagaccgatccgccgatttagggtcttaggcccataaaagccacatttattatccgattttgctgaaatttgggacagtgagttgcgttaggcccatcgacattcttcgtcaatttggctcagatcggtccaaatttggatatagctgccatatagaccgatcctcagatttagggtcttaggcccataaaagccacattttatatccgatttggatgaaatttggcacagtgagttgtgttaggcccttcaacattcttcgtcaatttggcccagatcggtcaagatttggatatagctgccatatagaccgatcctccgatttatggtcttaggcccataaaagccacatttattatccgattttgctgaaatttgggacagtgagttgcgttgagcccttcgacatccttcgtcaatttggcccagatcggcccaaatttggatatagctgccatatagaccgatcctccgatttatggtcttaggcccataaaagccacatttattatccgattttgctgaaatttgggacagtgatttgccttaggcccttcgatatctttcttctatttggccctgatcggttcagatttggatatagctgccatatagaccgatctctcgatttaaagttttgggctcataaaaagcgcatttattgtccgatgtcgccgaaatttgggacaatgacttgtgttgggcccttcgatatttgtcttcaatttggctcagatcgttccagatttggatatagctgccatatagaccgatctctcggttgatcaatgacttgtacttataagcatttggtctaaatcggatgatatctatagagctgctatggggcttaaggtatgcatttttcactcgattttgacgaaatgtggttcacatatatacccgaggtggtgggtatccaaagttcggcccggccgaacttaacgccttcttacttgtttcttttttctttaattcaTTCAGGTAATGAATGTtcacaccaacaccaacaccgaAGTTCAGAAGTTGAATGTAAAATAATGATGCAACAGTTTTAAGAAGTCTACTTTTTTACTGACTTCTTGTTTGGGTTTTTTCTATCACCCACCATGCCGCACCATAATTAATCATTTACATTTAAGAGTCGTTGAAAATTAATTTGAGATATGACCGAAACATGTCCATAATTGAATTATCAGTGTTGATTAACCCCCACCCCAAAGGTAGTGTCCATTGATTgatggtttggttttttttttagagaagaGCAATGTATGaagattttaaatacaaaaattgaaacgcaaaatattataaaaattaatagctGTTAATATTTAATTTGTGATTTTAAAgttgtataaaaaaacaaaaattaataagattatggaatttttattaaatacaaTAATTAAGAcaagtaacaaataaaaaggcgttagattcggccgggccgaactttggatacccaccacctcgggtatatacgtcaACCACCCttagtcaaaatccggtgaaaaatgcattctcTTTGCCTCATAGCCACTATATCcgaatattttccgatttggacaaaatacttataagtacaagtcattgttctattgtgtttaacaaaatattgatctat from the Stomoxys calcitrans chromosome 1, idStoCalc2.1, whole genome shotgun sequence genome contains:
- the LOC131994013 gene encoding uncharacterized protein LOC131994013, with amino-acid sequence MGKSSTSSTPKCRICEERHFLKHCPKFQRMPVSERRKVIREKGFCFNCLCTAHTRSWCPSRQKCMVCQQNHHTMVHTDDKSSGTKQQNRNAHFKTKGNGRSDSALRETPVASSRQKHLNERLSRRPTMHVFLPTALARIVTSTGPKKARLLLSSGEAQTVVLKELVERLNVRTTKRDGKEYCCLNLESYHDPLIKIQIHGLVKSQFHTVLPKATNEPKLKALYDHLTDLADPHFFHPSNIEIIVANDQLSKVLRAGLIQSSSNMPLVQSTIFGWVISGACHY